In a single window of the Raphanus sativus cultivar WK10039 chromosome 9, ASM80110v3, whole genome shotgun sequence genome:
- the LOC108834891 gene encoding coatomer subunit zeta-1, translating into MELSPKVKNILLLDSEGKRIAAKYYSDDWPTNTAKEAYEKAVFSKTKKTNARTEVEVTALENNIIVYKFVQDLHFFVTGGEEENELILASVLQGLFDAVNLLLRGNVDKREALDNLDLIFLCFDEIIDGGIVLETDANVIAEKAGINSIDPNALLSEQTISQALATAREHLTRSLLK; encoded by the exons atg GAGTTATCCCCAAAAGTGAAGAACATTTTGCTTCTTGATTCTGAAGGAAAGCGCATAGCGGCTAAGTACTACTCTGACGACTGGCCAACAAATACGGCTAAAGAAGCATACGAAAAAGCTGTCTTCTCAAAGACTAAGAAAACAAATGCTCGCACCGAAG TGGAAGTAACGGCACTAGAGAACAACATCATTGTATACAAATTTGTGCAAGATCTTCATTTCTTTGTTACGGGAGGTGAAGAAGAAAACGAGCTCATCTTAGCCAGTGTGCTTCAAGGTCTCTTCGATGCAGTGAATCTCCTCCTCAG AGGGAATGTTGACAAGAGAGAGGCATTGGACAATCTTGATCTCATCTTTCTATGCTTTGACGAAATAATAGATGGCGG TATTGTCCTGGAGACGGATGCAAATGTGATAGCAGAAAAGGCAGGAATCAATAGCATTGACCCTAACGCTCTTCTATCCGAGCAG ACGATAAGTCAGGCACTGGCGACTGCAAGAGAGCATTTGACAAGGTCACTTCTGAAATGA